In Archangium violaceum, the following are encoded in one genomic region:
- the dnaJ gene encoding molecular chaperone DnaJ: protein MPAAAGQKRDYYEVLGVQKNVSAQELKSAFRKVALQFHPDRNPGNKEAEEKFKEASEAYEVLSDPERRARYDRFGHAGVGGAGGGDPFGGFQGVNINDIFGEIFGDIFGGRGGRGRVNNRGADLRFNLEISFEEAAFGCRPKVPIPRPKKCETCSGSGSKSGAGPKACGTCGGSGELRFTQGFFAVSRPCSDCGGTGAVVPDPCAKCRGSGKVPSEEVIEVNIPAGVDNGTRVRLGGLGEPGDRGGPPGDLYVTVIVREHPLFQREDYDVFCEVPISFTQAALGAKIDVPTLDGKVKMTIPEGSQSGKVFRLKGKGIPHLHSGQRGDQHVRVIVETPTGLSGKQRELLEKFAELSGEEAHPQSKNFFDKVRELFG, encoded by the coding sequence ATGCCAGCGGCGGCGGGACAGAAACGCGACTACTACGAGGTACTGGGCGTCCAGAAGAACGTCTCGGCGCAAGAGCTGAAAAGCGCTTTTCGCAAGGTGGCCCTGCAGTTCCACCCGGACCGGAACCCCGGAAACAAGGAGGCCGAGGAGAAGTTCAAGGAGGCCTCGGAAGCCTATGAGGTGCTGAGCGACCCGGAGCGGCGGGCCCGGTATGACCGGTTCGGCCACGCGGGCGTGGGTGGCGCCGGAGGCGGAGACCCGTTCGGCGGGTTCCAGGGCGTCAACATCAACGACATCTTCGGGGAGATTTTCGGGGACATCTTCGGTGGGAGGGGAGGACGCGGCCGGGTGAACAACCGGGGCGCGGACCTGCGCTTCAACCTGGAGATTTCCTTCGAGGAGGCGGCGTTCGGCTGCCGTCCGAAGGTGCCGATTCCGCGGCCGAAGAAGTGCGAGACGTGCAGCGGCTCGGGCAGCAAGAGCGGCGCGGGGCCCAAGGCGTGCGGGACGTGCGGAGGCTCGGGCGAGCTGCGCTTCACGCAGGGCTTCTTCGCGGTGTCCCGGCCGTGCAGTGACTGCGGCGGCACGGGCGCGGTGGTGCCGGACCCGTGCGCCAAGTGCCGGGGCTCGGGCAAGGTGCCCTCCGAGGAGGTCATCGAGGTCAACATCCCGGCGGGTGTGGACAATGGCACGCGGGTGAGGCTGGGAGGCCTGGGCGAGCCGGGAGACCGGGGAGGACCTCCGGGCGACCTGTACGTGACGGTCATCGTGCGCGAGCACCCGCTCTTCCAGCGCGAGGACTACGACGTCTTCTGCGAGGTGCCCATCTCGTTCACGCAGGCGGCGTTGGGAGCCAAGATCGACGTGCCCACGCTGGACGGGAAGGTGAAGATGACGATTCCCGAGGGCTCGCAGTCGGGGAAGGTGTTCCGGCTGAAGGGCAAGGGGATTCCGCACCTGCACAGCGGGCAGCGCGGGGACCAGCACGTGCGGGTCATCGTGGAGACGCCGACGGGGCTGTCGGGCAAGCAGCGCGAGCTGCTCGAGAAGTTCGCCGAGCTGAGCGGTGAGGAGGCGCACCCGCAGTCGAAGAACTTCTTCGACAAGGTGCGTGAGCTCTTCGGCTGA